From the Primulina tabacum isolate GXHZ01 chromosome 15, ASM2559414v2, whole genome shotgun sequence genome, one window contains:
- the LOC142526098 gene encoding uncharacterized protein At4g14450, chloroplastic, translating into MATADIREGNMSARRQSIRLQRCAPASIQIAPATEWNVAIPLLSPLILSNHLTDEIKAFSDRKNQSSAPATVAEKPAVVIKKWQHPAQPSGYEPVPLLPGI; encoded by the coding sequence GGCTGATATCAGGGAAGGCAATATGTCGGCGCGTCGCCAATCGATCCGTTTACAGAGGTGTGCACCCGCTTCTATACAGATCGCTCCGGCGACGGAATGGAATGTGGCCATACCACTCTTGTCGCCGTTGATTCTGTCGAATCATCTGACGGATGAGATCAAGGCCTTCTCTGACCGTAAAAACCAATCGTCGGCGCCTGCGACGGTGGCTGAGAAGCCGGCTGTGGTTATAAAGAAATGGCAGCACCCGGCGCAGCCGTCCGGTTATGAGCCGGTTCCATTATTGCCGGGAATTTAG
- the LOC142527418 gene encoding uncharacterized protein LOC142527418 — MLNASGKLAARSEMGRDNFGSISRKEVEMVSEPWILKIGNQVSSNLKHALYIENLAKSLNKKQGPPQRQIIGILSFEVANVMSKIIHLHKSLTESEISKLKNEILKSEGIKTLVSSDEKMLLELALLEKHDDLNRVASVVSRLGMKCTIPALQGFEHVYGDISSGVIDIKELGFLVKDMESMVRKMERYVNSTVSLYSEMEVMNELEVATKKFEQNQHEESRKAFEQKLTWQKQDVKHLKDVSLWNRTYDKVVELLARTVCTVCARIHIVFGDGLPKSDASNLLVFRSQVGLSRTLGPVTKDSGRRSSHLDVLREVQGDASFIKSTSTKCNCYNLARSNVEERLERRPASFRPNLGSQKGERGLFSHEDFNLPCGMSPGRMFMECLSLSSSASKVDDDDAAIYDDKSSQISGCFSASGVASEHPNCSGCFVHRINGGPSSRDRRKFKGNLVNSKRFGLRSKLLVYAPPSTVGGSALALHYANVIIVIEKLLRYPHLVGEEARDDLYKMLPTSLRKNLKTKLKSYVKQLAIYDAPLAHDWRDRLDAMLKWLAPLAHSMIRWQSERNFEQHQIVTRTNVLLLQTLYFADREKTEAAICELLFGLNYMCRYEQQQNALLDCASSFDFEDCMEWQSRFGASFHS, encoded by the coding sequence ATGCTAAATGCCAGTGGAAAACTAGCTGCCAGATCTGAAATGGGACGTGATAATTTTGGATCTATTTCTCGAAAGGAGGTGGAAATGGTATCGGAACCTTGGATATTAAAAATTGGTAATCAGGTGAGTAGTAATTTGAAGCATGCtttatatattgaaaatttaGCTAAATCATTGAACAAAAAACAAGGGCCGCCACAGAGACAAATTATAGGAATACTTTCTTTTGAAGTTGCTAATGTCATGTCTAAGATTATACATTTGCACAAATCTTTGACTGAAAGTGAGATATCTAAGCTCAAGAATGAGATCTTAAAGTCTGAGGGCATTAAAACACTTGTGTCTAGTGATGAAAAGATGCTTCTTGAACTGGCGCTTCTGGAGAAACATGATGATTTGAATAGAGTTGCTAGCGTCGTGTCCAGGTTAGGGATGAAATGCACAATCCCAGCATTGCAGGGATTTGAGCATGTATATGGGGATATTAGTTCTGGGGTGATTGACATCAAGGAGTTGGGGTTTTTGGTTAAAGATATGGAGAGTATGGTGAGGAAAATGGAGCGGTATGTGAATTCTACTGTTAGTTTGTATAGTGAAATGGAGGTTATGAATGAGCTGGAGGTCGCCACAAAGAAGTTTGAGCAGAACCAGCATGAGGAGAGTAGGAAAGCTTTTGAACAGAAGTTGACATGGCAGAAACAAGACGTGAAGcatttgaaggatgtttcgctGTGGAATCGGACATATGACAAGGTTGTGGAGCTGTTAGCAAGGACCGTTTGTACAGTTTGTGCACGGATTCATATCGTCTTTGGCGACGGCCTTCCAAAGAGTGATGCTTCTAATCTGTTGGTTTTCAGATCACAAGTTGGTTTAAGCAGGACTTTGGGGCCTGTCACAAAAGATTCTGGGCGGAGATCCAGTCACTTGGATGTACTTAGGGAAGTTCAAGGAGATGCTAGTTTTATAAAGTCCACTTCAACCAAGTGTAATTGTTATAATCTTGCAAGGTCTAATGTAGAAGAGAGGTTGGAGCGGAGGCCTGCAAGCTTTAGACCAAATTTGGGATCGCAGAAAGGTGAACGAGGTTTATTCAGTCATGAAGATTTCAACCTTCCATGTGGTATGAGTCCAGGGAGGATGTTCATGGAATGCTTAAGTTTGAGCAGTTCCGCATCTAAAGTGGATGATGATGATGCTGCCATTTATGACGATAAAAGTAGCCAAATTTCAGGTTGTTTTAGTGCAAGTGGTGTGGCAAGCGAGCATCCCAATTGTTCAGGATGCTTTGTTCACCGCATCAATGGCGGTCCTTCCAGCAGAGACCGGAGGAAGTTCAAAGGCAATTTGGTCAATAGTAAGAGGTTTGGGCTGAGGAGTAAGTTACTGGTGTATGCCCCTCCTAGCACCGTTGGAGGCTCTGCTTTAGCTTTGCATTATGCCAATGTTATAATTGTCATAGAGAAACTGCTTCGCTACCCACATTTGGTTGGTGAAGAAGCTAGAGATGATTTATATAAGATGCTCCCAACGAGCCTAAGAAAAAACTTGAAGACTAAATTGAAGTCTTATGTTAAACAATTGGCTATTTATGATGCACCTCTGGCACATGATTGGAGGGACAGGCTTGATGCAATGCTTAAATGGCTTGCCCCGCTGGCACATAGCATGATCAGGTGGCAGAGTGAGCGCAATTTCGAACAACATCAAATTGTCACAAGGACTAATGTTCTTTTGCTACAGACATTGTATTTTGCTGATCGTGAGAAGACAGAAGCAGCTATCTGCGAGTTACTTTTTGGTTTAAATTATATGTGTCGGTACGAGCAGCAACAAAATGCGTTGCTGGATTGTGCTAGTAGTTTTGATTTTGAAGATTGCATGGAGTGGCAATCAAGGTTTGGGGCATCGTTTCATTCTTGA
- the LOC142527999 gene encoding quillaic acid 3-O-glycosyltransferase CSL1-like encodes MFLFLLPPSHRHYIKPAAIQSVPPRNSAMAAASIHASFSQALTSRNSTMAPTLSLNTRTVQQPRAALSRLHMAFHFSAVSALLYYRISNLMHGNVPFLSWALITVSEIIFAFIWTLTQAFRWSPVVRTVAPENLPSDEKLPGIDVFICTADPKKEPVVEVMNTVLSAMALDYPVEKLAVYLSDDGGAAVTLFAMKEACLFARSWLPFCRKYGIKTRCPEAYFSSAGDDERELNGGGDEFEANEERVQSNYEIFKSNVEKAGEIDESGGDDRPPHLEVIYDNKQNQEILDGQCKMPLLVYLSRERRPSYPHRYKAGALNALLRVSGIMSNAPYALVLDCDMYCNDPTSAKQAMCFHLDPKLSPSLSYAQFPQIFFNVSKNDIYDGQARAAYKTKYQGMDGLGGTVCAGTGYYLRKKALYCSPNHEDEFLLEPEKTFGFSPKLIDSVQALNTKKVNDREILSDSTVHEAKKLASCTYELNTGWGKEIGYSYECLLESTFTGYLMHCKGWKSVYLYPNRPCFLGCTTIDMKDALIQLMKWASGLVQVGLSRFSPLTYGTSRMSILQSMCYAYFALSHFFSVACLLYGTVPQLCFLAGVPLYPKVTSPWFAAFATVFLSSLAQHLYEVLSSGSSIGTMWNEERIWMIKSVTACLFGCLDVLMKYIGLARANFRLTNKSVEKEKLEKYKKGELDFQGAKMFMIPLTMLVLLNLGCFVGGMKGLINKGNVGEMLGQGLLSSYILVLSRPILEGLIPKVGK; translated from the exons aTGTTCCTGTTCTTGTTGCCACCTTCCCATCGACACTATATTAAACCAGCAGCGATCCAATCCGTCCCACCAAGAAACTCTGCAATGGCAGCCGCTTCAATTCACGCAAGCTTCAGCCAAGCCCTAACCTCAAGGAATTCAACCATGGCGCCAACTCTTTCTCTCAACACGCGAACAGTCCAGCAGCCACGCGCCGCCCTAAGCCGCCTGCACATGGCTTTTCATTTCTCGGCTGTATCAGCTCTACTTTACTACAGAATCTCGAATCTCATGCACGGAAATGTTCCCTTTCTTTCCTGGGCGTTAATAACTGTTTCCGAGATTATTTTCGCCTTTATCTGGACGCTAACCCAGGCTTTCCGGTGGTCGCCGGTCGTGAGGACCGTAGCACCGGAGAATCTCCCATCAGATGAGAAGCTCCCCGGCATAGACGTGTTTATTTGCACAGCGGATCCTAAGAAGGAGCCGGTGGTGGAGGTCATGAACACGGTTTTATCGGCCATGGCGCTTGACTACCCGGTGGAGAAGCTGGCGGTGTATCTGTCAGATGACGGCGGTGCCGCCGTGACGTTGTTTGCAATGAAGGAGGCTTGCTTGTTTGCGAGGAGTTGGCTTCCATTTTGTAGGAAATATGGGATCAAAACTCGGTGTCCGGAGGCGTATTTTTCGTCCGCCGGAGATGACGAAAGGGAACTCAACGGCGGTGGTGATGAATTCGAGGCAAACGAGGAAAGAGTACAG TcaaattatgaaattttcaaaagtAATGTGGAGAAAGCTGGTGAGATTGATGAATCCGGGGGGGATGATCGGCCACCTCATTTGGAG GTGATATATGATAACAAGCAAAATCAAGAAATATTAGATGGTCAATGTAAAATGCCACTTCTGGTTTACTTGTCTCGAGAGAGGAGACCATCCTATCCTCATCGCTACAAAGCTGGTGCCCTCAATGCTCTT CTTCGAGTTTCCGGGATAATGAGCAATGCACCCTACGCTTTAGTCTTGGATTGTGACATGTACTGCAATGATCCTACCTCAGCTAAGCAAGCAATGTGCTTTCATCTTGATCCCAAATTATCACCCTCCCTCTCCTACGCACAGTTTCCTCAGATCTTCTTCAATGTTAGTAAAAACGACATTTATGATGGCCAAGCAAGGGCAGCTTACAAG ACTAAGTATCAAGGCATGGATGGACTAGGAGGGACAGTTTGCGCCGGCACTGGATATTATTTGAGGAAGAAGGCTTTGTATTGCAGTCCTAATCATGAAG ATGAATTTCTTCTTGAGCCAGAAAAAACCTTTGGTTTCTCTCCAAAGCTGATTGATTCCGTGCAAGCGCTGAATACAAAGAAAGTGAATGACAGGGAAATTTTATCAGATTCAACAGTACACGAAGCCAAAAAGCTCGCCTCTTGCACTTATGAACTGAATACTGGATGGGGGAAAGAA ATTGGCTATTCGTATGAATGTTTGCTGGAGAGCACATTCACTGGTTATCTCATGCACTGCAAAGGGTGGAAATCAGTTTACCTATACCCAAACAGGCCTTGTTTCTTGGGCTGCACAACTATCGACATGAAGGATGCCTTGATTCAGCTCATGAAATGGGCTTCAGGGTTGGTTCAAGTCGGGCTCTCGAGGTTTAGCCCGCTCACTTATGGCACGTCAAGAATGTCGATCCTGCAAAGCATGTGTTATGCATACTTTGCGCTCTCGCACTTTTTCTCCGTTGCTTGCTTGTTGTATGGCACAGTTCCTCAACTATGCTTCCTTGCCGGTGTTCCTTTGTACCCAAAG GTGACGAGCCCTTGGTTTGCAGCATTTGCAACAGTGTTCCTATCCTCTCTTGCCCAGCATTTATACGAAGTCCTCTCCAGTGGCAGCTCCATCGGGACAATGTGGAACGAAGAGCGAATTTGGATGATAAAATCAGTGACAGCCTGCCTGTTTGGATGCCTGGACGTGCTGATGAAATACATCGGCCTGGCCAGAGCAAATTTCAGGCTCACCAACAAATCTGTGGAGAAAGAAAAGCTGGAGAAATACAAGAAAGGGGAGTTAGATTTTCAGGGCGCCAAGATGTTCATGATACCATTGACAATGCTGGTATTGCTGAATTTGGGATGTTTTGTTGGGGGCATGAAAGGTTTGATTAATAAAGGGAATGTTGGGGAGATGCTAGGACAGGGTTTGCTTTCTTCGTATATTCTTGTTCTCAGTCGACCAATCTTGGAGGGATTGATACCAAAAGTTGGGAAGTGA